One segment of Eschrichtius robustus isolate mEscRob2 chromosome 3, mEscRob2.pri, whole genome shotgun sequence DNA contains the following:
- the MRPL9 gene encoding large ribosomal subunit protein bL9m produces MAAASGRALLRAGTERLVRGGVWELLRPRLEGGTSGSERDFSLSHSRGTVIVERWWKVPLAGEGRKPRLHRRHRVYKLAEDTKHRPKDNLELILTQSVEELGVRGDLVSVKKSVGRNRLLPQGLAVYASPENRKLFEEEKLLRQEGKLEKIQTKAGETTVRFLRRCHLQVGMKNNVKWELNPEIVARHFLRNLGVVVAPHALKLPEEPITQRGEYWCEVTVNGLDTVRVPMSVVNFERPKTKRYKYWLAQQAAKGMAPTSSQTI; encoded by the exons ATGGCGGCGGCCTCGGGTAGAGCTCTGCTGCGGGCGGGCACTGAGCGGCTGGTGCGAGGAGGGGTTTGGGAGCTCCTCCGGCCGCGACTTGAAGGGGGCACCTCCGGCTCGGAGCGCGACTTCAGCCTGTCTCACAGTCGG GGCACGGTCATTGTGGAGCGCTGGTGGAAGGTGCCGCTAGCGGGAGAGGGCCGGAAGCCGCGCCTGCACCGGCGGCACCGCGTCTACAAGCTGGCGGAGGACACGAAACACCGGCCCAAAGACAACCTGGAGCTCATCCTCACGCAGTCGGTGGAGG AACTTGGAGTCCGAGGTGACCTGGTCTCAGTGAAAAAATCTGTAGGCCGTAATCGACTACTTCCTCAAGGACTGGCTGTATATGCATCTCCTGAAAACAGGAAGCTGTTTGAAGAGGAGAAATTG CTGAGACAAGAAGGAAAATTAGAGAAGATCCAGACCAAGGCAGGTGAGACG ACAGTGAGATTTCTGAGAAGATGTCACCTGCAGGTAGGGATGAAGAACAACGTCAAATGGGAGCTAAACCCTGAAATAGTTGCCCGCCACTTCCTCAGAAAT CTTGGTGTTGTGGTTGCCCCACATGCATTAAAGTTACCAGAAGAGCCTATCACACAGAGGGGCGagtactggtgtgaggtgacg GTAAATGGGCTTGATACTGTGAGGGTACCTATGTCTGTGGTGAACTTTGAGAGGCCCAAGACCAAAAGATATAAGTACTGGTTAGCCCAGCAAGCTGCCAAGGGCATGGCCCCCACAAGCTCCCAGACCATCTGA
- the OAZ3 gene encoding LOW QUALITY PROTEIN: ornithine decarboxylase antizyme 3 (The sequence of the model RefSeq protein was modified relative to this genomic sequence to represent the inferred CDS: deleted 1 base in 1 codon), with product MTVPWRPGERAITYKEQEDLTLRPRCCLQCSESLVGLQGGRSSEQGDQDQLKELHSAGNLTVLATDPLLHQDPVQLDFHFRLTPQTSAHWHGLLCDHRLFLDIPYRALDQGSRESLTATLEYVEEKTNVDSVLVNFQNNRNDRGALLRAFSYMGFEVVRPDHPALPPWNNVIFMVYPLERDLSHLPSEPP from the exons ATGACCGTGCCCTGGCGGCCGGGGGAGCGAGC CATCACTTATAAGGAACAGGAGGACTTGACACTCCGACCCCGTTGCTGCCTTCAGTGCTCC GAGTCCCTAGTAGGCCTTCAGGGGGGCAGAAGCAGCGAGCAGGGTGATCAAGACCAGCTTAAAGAATTGCATTCG GCTGGGAACCTGACGGTGCTGGCTACTGACCCCCTGCTTCACCAGGACCCGGTGCAGTTAGACTTCCACTTCCGCCTCACCCCCCAGACCTCTGCCCATTGGCACGGCCTTCTTTGTGACCACAGACTCTTCCTAGATATCCCATACCGGGCCTTGGATCAAGGCAGCCGGGAAAG TTTGACTGCAACACTGGAGTATGTGGAGGAGAAGACCAATGTGGATTCTGTGCTTGTAAACTTCCAGAACAACCGCAATGACAGAG GTGCCCTGCTACGGGCCTTCAGCTACATGGGCTTTGAAGTGGTCAGACCAGATCACCCGGCCCTTCCTCCCTGGAACAATGTCATCTTTATGGTGTATCCCCTTGAAAGGGACCTAAGCCACCTGCCCAGTGAACCTCCCTGA
- the LOC137761281 gene encoding translation machinery-associated protein 7-like, which yields MSGREGGKKKPLKQPKKQAKEMDEEDKAFKQKQKEEQKKLEELKAKATGKGPLATGGIKKSGKK from the coding sequence ATGTCGGGCCGCGAAGGTGGCAAGAAGAAGCCCCTGAAGCAGCCCAAGAAGCAAGCCAAGGAGATGGACGAGGAAGATAAGGCATTCAAGCAGAAACAGAAGGAGGAGCAAAAGAAACTCGAGGAGCTAAAAGCGAAGGCCACGGGGAAAGGCCCCCTGGCCACAGGTGGAATTAAGAAATCTGGCAAAAAGTAA